Proteins co-encoded in one Astyanax mexicanus isolate ESR-SI-001 chromosome 1, AstMex3_surface, whole genome shotgun sequence genomic window:
- the pex7 gene encoding peroxisomal biogenesis factor 7, giving the protein MKGFRCSARHGYAVEVSPFLPNRLACATAQYYGIAGCGTLFVLEQRETDVQLLRSFDWNDGLFDVTWSESNEHVLVTGGGDGSLQIWDTANPKGPIQVLKEHTQEVYSVDWSQTRGENLVVSGSWDHTAKVWDPERFQSVCTLQGHEGVLYSTIWSPHISSCFASASGDGTLRVWDVKSGSCRMAIPAHKTEILSCDWCKYDQNILVTGSVDCSLCVWDLRTVRQPVAQMLSHTYAIRRVKFSPFYKTVLASCSYDFTVRFWDYSRSPMLLDTMEHHSEFVCGLDFNLHIPNQVVDCSWDETIKIYTPPCFAALQEVAS; this is encoded by the exons ATGAAGGGGTTCAGGTGTTCAGCTCGACACGGTTATGCTGTGGAAGTCTCCCCGTTTCTCCCTAACAGACTGGCGTGTGCTACAGCTCAGTATTATGGGATAGCAG gCTGTGGAACGCTGTTTGTGCTGGAGCAAAGAGAAACTGATGTTCAGCTTCTAAGAAG CTTTGACTGGAATGATGGGCTCTTTGACGTGACGTGGAGTGAAAGCAATGAGCACGTGCTGGTTACGGGGGGCGGGGATGGGTCACTAcagatttgggacacagccaacCCGAAAGGTCCAATACAAGTCCTGAAAGAGCACACACAAGAG GTCTATTCAGTGGATTGGAGTCAGACACGGGGGGAAAACCTGGTGGTGTCGGGGTCGTGGGATCATACAGCCAAAGTA TGGGATCCAGAACGCTTCCAGTCTGTGTGTACACTGCAGGGTCATGAGGGGGTTCTCTACAGCACCATCTGGTCCCCACACATATCATCCTGCTTCGCCTCTGCTTCAG GAGATGGGACGCTCCGAGTTTGGGATGTGAAATCAGGGTCGTGTCGAATGGCCATCCCTGCACACAAGACAGAGATCCTCAGCTGTGATTGGTGTAAATATGATCAG AATATTTTGGTAACTGGATCTGTTGactgcagtctgtgtgtgtgggacCTGCGGACTGTACGGCAGCCTGTAGCTCAAATGCTCAGCCACACTTACGCCATTCGAAGAGTGAAG TTCTCCCCGTTTTACAAGACCGTGCTGGCATCGTGCTCATACGACTTCACAGTCAG GTTCTGGGATTACTCCAGGAGTCCGATGCTGCTTGACACAATGGAGCACCACTCAGAGTTTGTGTGTGGCCTGGATTTCAACCTGCATATTCCCAACCAG